The sequence CCACCATGGCCGCCAGCTGCCAGGCCAACCCCGCCCAGAGACGCCCATGGTGTTGGTACAGGGCGCGGATCTCCGCATCCAGATGGACCGCGGCGACGCCGAGGGTGGCGACCAGACGGTGCTGGTCGCCGAGCAGGCGTTCGGTGAAGCGTGCGATCTGGGTGAACGGCGAGCCATAGCGCAGCAGCAGGGCCAGGGCGATGGGTACTGGCACGCTGACCAGCAAACCCCAGAACAAGGTGCCGGCGAGGGCTGTATCGCTGACGGTGGTGACCAGCAGCACCAGGCCCAAGGCGGTGAAGAGATACTGATTGATCAGGGTCAGCAGCACTTCCAGGATCACGCTGGCGGCCACCGCGGCGCCGTTCAGGGGGCGCAGCAGGGCCAGTCGTATGCCGACGATCTCGCCGCCGATGCTGAGCACCGGCAGCAAACGGCTGATCGCCTCGCGGATAGTGGCGATCCACACCAGAAACGGCCGGGTGGCGTAACCTTCCGGGTCCCGGGGGCGCAGCAGTACCCACCAGCCCTCGGCATCGAGAATCAACGGCACGGCGTGGAACGGGACGATCCACAGCAAGTCCCAGCCCGCCTGTTCGAGCAGGCGCACGATGTCCCGGTAGCCTTCGTGCACGATCAGCGCGGTGAGGATGGCCAGCCCCAGCAGACCGGCCAGGTAGGTGCCGCGCTTCATGGGCCGCGCCACTCCGGCTGAAAGTCCCGGTAGCCACCGCGGCGCACCCCGAGGCGGTCCAGGGCGGCGCGCACCCGCGGCGATAGGAGCGCGGCCAATTCATCGGTATGGCGATAGTTCGCCATCGACGCCGTGATCCCGCAGCGGCTGGCAGGATGCAGATAGATCTCGCTCAGCCCACCGGGAAGGCGCTCGAGCACCGCGAGCAGGGCAGTCTCGTCCATGGCCCCGCTGCTTTCGATCCCGTAGACCCGGTCGTTGTGCAGCATCCGCGCCCGGTCCAGGCGCCGCGCCATGAGCCACAGCCAGGGCTGGAGCGGCAGCGGCGGCTTCGGCGCGGCCGGCCAGCGCACCGCCCGCAGGCCGAACTCCCGACCGATGGCGAGGAGCAGGGCGAGCACCGTGGGGTGGAGGTGGAAATGTTTGTGGGCATTGACATGGTCCAGCTCCAGGCCGGTGGCCCGGAAGGCGGCGAACTGGGCGGCGATCTCCGCGGCCAGCTGGCGGCGGACCCGGGGCAGCAAGAAGAAGCGAGCCCCATCGCGCACCATGCGGTCGCCGAAACGGCCGGCCGCATCGACCAGGTCGGGAATGGCGTCCGGGGATAGCACCGCCACCCCATCCGCCAGCACCAGATGCAGGCCGACCCGCAGCGTCGGCAGGCGGCGAGCCCGCTTTACCGCGTCGGCGCTGGCCGGTGCGCCCACCATCAGGCTGGCGGCGGTCAGCACACCGTGGCGATGGGCCTGTTCCACGGCCTCGTTGATCGCCTCGTGCAGGCCGAAGTCATCGGCCGTGATGATCAACCCCCGGGGCGGGGGTGGAACCCGCATCCCGGCCCAGCTAGCCTTGGTGGGCGCTGAGGAAGCGGAAGAATTCCACCCCTTCGCGCAAGCGCCGCTTGGTCATTTCCCAGCTTCCCAGCATCTCGGTGACGATCTCCCAGATCTTGCTGGGGCGAAAATAAAAGCGTTTGTAGAAGGTTTCCACCCCATGGAAGATTTCTTCCTTGGAGAGATGGGGATAACTGATGGCCGCGAGCTGTATCCCTTGCTCGTTGACCAGGTTGATGGCGTCGTTCTCTTCCAGCCACCCGCGGGCCACGGCCTCTCGGTAGAGCCGGGTACCGGGATAGGGCGCAGCCAAGGACACCTGGACGGTGTGGGGATTGATCTCCTGGGCGAAGCGGATGGTTTTTTCGATGGTTTCCCGCGTCTCACCGGGCAGCCCGAGGATGAAGGTGCCGTGGATTATGATGCCCAGCTTGCGGCAGTCCTCCGTGAACCGACGCGCGATGTCGGTGCGCAGGCCCTTCTTGATGTTACGCAGGATTTGGTCGTCGCCGGATTCGTAGCCCACCAGTAACAGGCGCAAGCCGTTGTCCTTGAGGATTTTCAAGGTTTCGTAGGGCACGTTAGCCTTGGCGTTGCACGACCAGGTGACACCCAGCCGGCCCAGGCCCCGGGCGATTTCCTCGGCGCGCGGGCGGAGATCGGTGAAAGTGTCATCGTCGAACATGATCTCCTGCACCTCGGGCATGTGCTCCTTGATCCAGCGGACCTCCTCGAGGACATGCTCCGGGGAGCGGACCCGGTAGCGATGGCCGCCGACAGTCTGTGGCCACAGGCAGAAGGTACACTTCGAACGGCAGCCGCGCCCGGTGTAAAGGGACACGTAGGGGTGCTTCAGATAGCCGATGAAGTAGTTGTTGAGATTCAGATCGCGCCGATAGACCGGGGCCACGAACGGCAACTGGTCCATGTCTTCCAGCAGCGGGCGGGGCGCGGTGTGGCTTAGGGAACCGTCCGCATTGCGGTAGCTGAGGCCGAGGATCTCGCTATAGGGCCGGCCCTCGGCCACCTCCAGGCAGGTATAGTCGAATTCTTCCCGCGCCACCCAGTCGATGGCCGGGGAAGCGTTCAGGGACCCGACCGGATCCACCGCCACCTTGGCCCCCACCATCCCCACGATCACCCCAGGGTGGCGGGCCTTGAGCAATTCGGCGAAGCGCGCGTCCGTGGGGAACGAAGGCGTGCTGGTGTGAATCACCACCAGTTCGTATTCCTGGGCGATAGCTAAAGTAGCCTCCACGTCGAGGCCGTCCGCCGGCGCGTCCAGCAGACGGCTGCCCGGCACCAACGCGGCAGGTTGCGCCAACCAGGTCGGATACCAGAACGACTTGATTTCCCGTTTGGCCTGATAGCGGGAGCCAGCCCCGCCATCGAATCCCTCGAAGGAAGGCGCTTGTAGGAAAAGGGTTTTCAGCATCGAATGCCTCCTGGTAGCGGTGGATGGAGCTCAAGCAGTCTCACGCAGCAGGCCGTCGGCCTCGACCAGCAGCCGTCGTCGCCCCCATAGGACCCGGCGGCCGGCGAAGCTGGTACACCACAGCGCGAAGCTCAGGAAGTCCCGCGGCACCACCAACCACAGCTCGGAAAAGCGCGACCCGCCGGCCCGCTGCCGCTGGGCGAGGTGCAACAATAGCCGGAACAGCAAGGTCAACCCCGCGCCCACCTGCACCGTGGGCGCGCTGGGCGCGAGCAACAGGGCGGTACACGCCACGGGCAGGCCGAAGGTGATGAAGCAAAACGCAAAGCCAATGGGTTGGATGGAGCGAATGGTGCGCAACCAGCGCAATTCGTGCGCACACAGGGCGCCTAGGCTGGTTTCCGCCACGTCGGTGGTCACCAGGTAGTCGGACAATACCGTACGCAGCCCCAGCCGACGGGTCAAGGCGCCCAGCCAGTAATCGTCGGCGAGCTGGTCGGCGATGGCCTGGAATCCCCCGACTGCGATCAGCGTGGCGCGGCGCAGGGCCAGCGTGGCGCCGAAGGCGAAGTCGCGCGAGCCGAAGGCATGGGCGACCCGCACCGAGGGAGCGAACCAATCGTCGATGAACAGCGCACCCAAGCGGGACCAAATCCCCCCCGTGGGTCGCCCTCGATACAGGCAGGTGACCACCCCCACGGAAGGATCGGCGAGGGGCGCCACCACCTGGGCCAGATAGTCGGCCCCCACGGCGATGTCGGAATCGGCCAGCACCAGATGCTCGTAACGGCAGCGGCCCAAAATGTTGATCAAGTTGCTGACCTTGTGATTACTACCATGTCGGGAGGGGTCGATCACCAGTTCCAGGGAGAGGCCCGGAAACTCCCGCGCCAGCCGATGCACCACCGCGATGGCCGGATCGTCGCCCTCCTGGACGCCGCACACCAGTTGGAATTCTGGGTAGTCCTGGGCGCAGAAACTGCGCAGGTTCTCGTACAGCCGGGGCTCAGCGCCGCACAGCGGCTTTAAGACGCTGACCGGGGGACGATGACACCCTTGGGTTCGCGGCGGCCGGATAACGCTGACCGCGAGCCAGGCCACGAAACCATAGCCCGCCGCCAAAAGGGCCAGGACAGAGCCGATCAATGTCATGGGAATTTGGAGACCGCCGCGGGTTCATAACAGCGCCGTGATATTGTATAAAAGCCCGGCCGGGTTGAGCACGTCGAATTCGGTTTTTTCCGCCGCTCACAACCAACCCTCCTGCGGCAGCGGGAGTTTTTCCGATCGGTCAGGCAAGCGCCGTCCAGGTTTTGGTCCAGCCACCACGGCAGGTTGAGGTTTGGCGTTCGGTGACAGTCCCGGGGTCGCTGCCCCCGTCGGCCAACCGAGCTCCTGCCCTCGGTTCGGTCAAGCCGCTTTATCGTTTATCGCGCAGTTGCAGGGCAACCCATGGGCGCCGCGGTCTGCCCCTCCATTCCAGGGTGTTGATTGATGAGACGATGGTTTATCGAAATCCTGATCCGTGCGGCCGACGTTTGCGCCCGTAAGGCCTGGCTGACCATCGCCGGCGTGGTCCTGGTCACGGGCTTTATGGGTTATTACACCGCGACCCACTTCTCCATCAACACCAACACCCTGGACATGCTCGATCCGAGCCTTCCCTTTCGCCGGGCGGCCCGCGCTTTGGAGCAGGCGTTTCCGCAGCTGAAAGACAACATCATCGTGGTCATCGAGTCCGACACGGCGGTCCGGGCGAACGATCTCGGCCAACGGTTGGCGGACCGGCTGCGCCCCGACCGGCGCGCTTTCACCTCCGTGTACGAGCCTGCCGGAGGCCCGTTCTTTGCCCGCAACGGCCTGTTGTACTTGGACGTGCCGGCGCTCGAGGAACTGGCCGACACCCTCGCCAAGGCGCAGCCCATGCTCGGCACCCTGGCCAAGGACATGAGCCTGCGCGGCCTGCTGTCGGTCCTGGGGCGGTCGCTGGGGGAAAAGCTCGACGCCGAGGAAGAAAAGATCCTCTTGCCCATCTTCGACAGCATCAGCGCCACCATCGAGCGCCAGGTCAATCACCAACCCGCCCGCTTGGCCTGGAAGAGCAAGCTGTTCAGCGGCGCGATGCCGGCGGAGGCGGGGCGCCGCGGTTTCGTGCTGGTCCAGCCCAACCTCGAGTTCTCCCAGCTGGAATCGGCGCGGGGCCCGATCGAAAAGATCCGCGCCGCCATCGCTGAGCTGCCCCTGGAAGCAGGCCGCGACCGCGTGCGCTTGACCGGCGGCGTGGTCATGGACGACGAGGAACTCGGCAGCGTGGCCCAGGGCGCGGAATTCTCCA is a genomic window of Candidatus Methylocalor cossyra containing:
- a CDS encoding lysylphosphatidylglycerol synthase domain-containing protein — protein: MKRGTYLAGLLGLAILTALIVHEGYRDIVRLLEQAGWDLLWIVPFHAVPLILDAEGWWVLLRPRDPEGYATRPFLVWIATIREAISRLLPVLSIGGEIVGIRLALLRPLNGAAVAASVILEVLLTLINQYLFTALGLVLLVTTVSDTALAGTLFWGLLVSVPVPIALALLLRYGSPFTQIARFTERLLGDQHRLVATLGVAAVHLDAEIRALYQHHGRLWAGLAWQLAAMVVGAFETWLILHLVDWPVTVANAIMLESLWLTIRHLAFFVPGALGVQETGLVLIGGLIGLPSEAAIALSLAKRFRELVIGLPALASWQWVEFHQLRRKLGDPPVGPRE
- the hpnK gene encoding hopanoid biosynthesis-associated protein HpnK; amino-acid sequence: MRVPPPPRGLIITADDFGLHEAINEAVEQAHRHGVLTAASLMVGAPASADAVKRARRLPTLRVGLHLVLADGVAVLSPDAIPDLVDAAGRFGDRMVRDGARFFLLPRVRRQLAAEIAAQFAAFRATGLELDHVNAHKHFHLHPTVLALLLAIGREFGLRAVRWPAAPKPPLPLQPWLWLMARRLDRARMLHNDRVYGIESSGAMDETALLAVLERLPGGLSEIYLHPASRCGITASMANYRHTDELAALLSPRVRAALDRLGVRRGGYRDFQPEWRGP
- the hpnJ gene encoding hopanoid biosynthesis associated radical SAM protein HpnJ — protein: MLKTLFLQAPSFEGFDGGAGSRYQAKREIKSFWYPTWLAQPAALVPGSRLLDAPADGLDVEATLAIAQEYELVVIHTSTPSFPTDARFAELLKARHPGVIVGMVGAKVAVDPVGSLNASPAIDWVAREEFDYTCLEVAEGRPYSEILGLSYRNADGSLSHTAPRPLLEDMDQLPFVAPVYRRDLNLNNYFIGYLKHPYVSLYTGRGCRSKCTFCLWPQTVGGHRYRVRSPEHVLEEVRWIKEHMPEVQEIMFDDDTFTDLRPRAEEIARGLGRLGVTWSCNAKANVPYETLKILKDNGLRLLLVGYESGDDQILRNIKKGLRTDIARRFTEDCRKLGIIIHGTFILGLPGETRETIEKTIRFAQEINPHTVQVSLAAPYPGTRLYREAVARGWLEENDAINLVNEQGIQLAAISYPHLSKEEIFHGVETFYKRFYFRPSKIWEIVTEMLGSWEMTKRRLREGVEFFRFLSAHQG
- the hpnI gene encoding bacteriohopanetetrol glucosamine biosynthesis glycosyltransferase HpnI codes for the protein MTLIGSVLALLAAGYGFVAWLAVSVIRPPRTQGCHRPPVSVLKPLCGAEPRLYENLRSFCAQDYPEFQLVCGVQEGDDPAIAVVHRLAREFPGLSLELVIDPSRHGSNHKVSNLINILGRCRYEHLVLADSDIAVGADYLAQVVAPLADPSVGVVTCLYRGRPTGGIWSRLGALFIDDWFAPSVRVAHAFGSRDFAFGATLALRRATLIAVGGFQAIADQLADDYWLGALTRRLGLRTVLSDYLVTTDVAETSLGALCAHELRWLRTIRSIQPIGFAFCFITFGLPVACTALLLAPSAPTVQVGAGLTLLFRLLLHLAQRQRAGGSRFSELWLVVPRDFLSFALWCTSFAGRRVLWGRRRLLVEADGLLRETA